The following nucleotide sequence is from Schistocerca serialis cubense isolate TAMUIC-IGC-003099 chromosome 4, iqSchSeri2.2, whole genome shotgun sequence.
gaccgctacggtgtgtgtgatgtcctcagataacttaggtttaagtagttctaagttctaggggattgatgacctcagatgttaagtcccatagtgctcatagccatttgagccattttgatctTAAATCAAATTTTGCTGtactactgttaatcagtaagacttgataatagcagattccagtggaagatgcaattctcgttagtacttacacgcccatcTGCGAGttgacaggtttagaaacgcattttgtctgctgagctgagcgagcgagcgagttcaggactgccttcctgacgtacgcgccgcggcctgtttttctcgtgggcctcggtgcGTGCGAACGAACGGCGTAGAGTGATTGGTCTCCGGGAGGCGTGTCTGTCGTTCCGTGACGCTGAGCTCATGCAGCGCACGCAGCTTCAACATTGAGGTGCATGTGGAGCCAGTGGAGAGAAGAGCGCCGTTCACCGCACCGACAGGGTACTGGACAAGATAATGCGACCGCAGTGCAAGATCACCGCCATCTTCTCCATTTGGCCGTAACAGACTGAGCAGTTTCGTCCAtagtatatgtaaattgaaggcggatgactgctatcagctgcagcgcGACactaagcggaatcagcggcgaaggGCGAAAATGGGAATgggtaccggaccgggattcgaacccgggatctcctgcttgctagtcAGACGTGGCAACCACTGCGCCACGGCATCTGCGTAGTGTCTATTCTTTCGAAGGAacagaaaccatgcattcatataattcgTCCACAATGGCGGCGCGATGCTGGAGCACTGCAACGAGTGTAGACATGCGTGCTGCGGGCTGGATTGGTGGCATGCATACCACCGTGTAggcttccattgaccagaaccCACCAACGCTGCAGACTGCAATAGGCACAAGAACACCGACATTGGCGTGCTGAGTGgttaacactctaagcgccaagcccgtaaaatttacgggcctgggatcgcgcgaaaatcaccaagcccgtaaaatttacgggccgctacatttaatttcattcaaaacactgcaacgttatttctacgggtttggccagcgctatacgtttttcagatgtttattaacaaaatgcgtccatagatgtcacggcagcgctgtaattcatgttaaaacttatctttgcgttctcagtctgtatatcattcagttgtttgtcatcatgtttcggcgcggtttatcagacgcagaaattgcggatttgatcaatcatagcgacactctggataatgtagagagtgattcagacgattctgaatgcaatggtgtgtttgaaggtacgtatttccgaattttccacgtaattgtgcagtacgcacatatctgttgaacatgtgtaaacgatgtatgtagttacacataatgtgatattctttttagaagacgagattgatgacagtttgtcttcagatgaagacgagaatgatgttgaaggtgttgcttcaaatccagcagctgtgccgtatccgaaagacagtgagtggactgcagttgacacctaccgacctctgcctgtcaacacgacacccaggcagatactagtggatattgatgagtcgagttctgtactggattgcagtaaagtgttccttactgacagtgacgtaaatgaactcaagagacagacaaatttgtatgcatcacagacaatacagaagaaaagaagaggaaataatctgaagccccattcagttttgagttcgtggaagccagtgactataagtgagatgaggcgtttcttgggtattattttccacatgtgtgtttcgaaaaagccaaaaattgcggaccattggagcactaatcctgttcttagttgtaacttttgtccccatgtcatgagccgtttgcgtttcactcagatactgtcatgcttgcatcttgttgacaattcaaatcagaaaaaaccaggcgaagatggatttcatccactttacaaagttttgccatattataataatttgaaggagcgatgtatccaggcatatcgtccctcagaaaaagtgacaattgatgaaggaatttgcccatttcgaggtcgtgtgagtttccgtgtttacatgcaaaataagcctcataagtatggactgaaagtatatgctgttgctgaagccagtagtggctatgttgtaaattttgaagtttatgctggtaagcatattgttgacaattcttcgtctgcggttattttgcgattgttgtctgacagcagcttgctgaacaaaggccacactgtgtatttagatcgattttattccagtccagagctatttcagcaactggcagagaaaggcactggagctgttggtactgtgaacaaatccaggaaaggattgcctaaagatttagtatctgctaagctgaaaaagggcgaaatgtcttttcggcgtaaagataatgtattggcaatgaagtggaaagataagagagatgtgtatacattgtctacaaggcatcaagcaacatttggtacgcatactaagagaaatgggtctgtagtattgaaaccacttcaggtacttgattacaacctcaataaaattggagtggatattggagaccaacgcctgcagtacaatccgttccagcacagaactgtgaaatggtggcgaaaattatatttccatttgctgcttatgggagtatcaaatgcattttggctgtacaatgcagtgcacaggaagaaaattacaataacagactttataacagtgcttgcagttcagcttgttgaagacgacacacttgaattcattccaagaaatgaaggaactgtaggtcggctaacaaagagacattttttgcagcacatacctgcaactactaagaagtatgctgctcgtgtgtgtcacgtgtgcagttccaggagcaagaaacagagtggcaaggcttctcgcaaagagacacgatacgaatgtgaacagtgtggcgttgcactctgcctggaaccttgctttaaaattttccacactaaaaaacaatatgattctgtgtgaaatttatatgtaatactgtatactatcagaaacatgtaatgtagtgccacaattttggttaaaaataaatcacaattgtattcccttattcgtatgactttttctaaattcttaaaacatctaagtgatttctataactgtaccttaaagctgtgcattgtaaagtagtttctttcactcagaattaaagtagaaatgtgcagcttcaagatggtaccaaatttgccacaatccaaacagtagatttgatgcagtaatttttttaatattggtaaaattgcccggtttctagggacgggtgcataaaataggcctggtacagagagtgttaaatGTAGTGTTTTGGACGACTTCTGCTTCAACTTGGCCTACAATGATGCCCGCATACACGTTCCAAGCCGCCGTGGTGAACGCAGTCGGGCAGACTGCATTGATAAAAGGCATAGCGGACAATTGGCAATTTTGATGGTTCGGGGCGCTATTGATTATAACACGTTATAAAG
It contains:
- the LOC126474573 gene encoding piggyBac transposable element-derived protein 4-like, giving the protein MYVVTHNVIFFLEDEIDDSLSSDEDENDVEGVASNPAAVPYPKDSEWTAVDTYRPLPVNTTPRQILVDIDESSSVLDCSKVFLTDSDVNELKRQTNLYASQTIQKKRRGNNLKPHSVLSSWKPVTISEMRRFLGIIFHMCVSKKPKIADHWSTNPVLSCNFCPHVMSRLRFTQILSCLHLVDNSNQKKPGEDGFHPLYKVLPYYNNLKERCIQAYRPSEKVTIDEGICPFRGRVSFRVYMQNKPHKYGLKVYAVAEASSGYVVNFEVYAGKHIVDNSSSAVILRLLSDSSLLNKGHTVYLDRFYSSPELFQQLAEKGTGAVGTVNKSRKGLPKDLVSAKLKKGEMSFRRKDNVLAMKWKDKRDVYTLSTRHQATFGTHTKRNGSVVLKPLQVLDYNLNKIGVDIGDQRLQYNPFQHRTVKWWRKLYFHLLLMGVSNAFWLYNAVHRKKITITDFITVLAVQLVEDDTLEFIPRNEGTVGRLTKRHFLQHIPATTKKYAARVCHVCSSRSKKQSGKASRKETRYECEQCGVALCLEPCFKIFHTKKQYDSV